TCTTCCAAAAGCGTATACGCTTAATGGCTCCACTATTGAAAGTGTGGAAAACGGCGTTGAAAGAAGAAGGGGCGGTTGATTTCTCTGGTTTGATCCATCAGGCAGTTAACTTATTGGATAAAGGGCGTTTTGTCAGCCCGTGGAAGCATATTCTGGTTGATGAGTTTCAGGATATCTCACCACAACGCGCCATGTTGTTGGCAGCTCTGCGCAAACAAAATAAACAAACCTGCCTGTTTGCAGTAGGTGACGATTGGCAGGCGATTTATCGGTTTAGTGGCGCCCAGCTTTCTCTCACCACGGCTTTTAGCCAGCACTTTGGTGAAGGGGCGGAATGTGCCTTGGATACCACCTATCGTTTTAATGACAGGATCGGTGAAATTGCGAACCGGTTTATTCAGCAAAACCCACATCAATTGAAAAAGCCACTTAACAGCTTGAGTAAAGGTAACAAAAAGTCAGTCATTATCTTGCCGGACCAACAACTTGAAACGCTGCTGGATAAATTAAGCGGTTTTGTTAAGGATGATGAACGTATTCTGATTTTGGCCCGCTATCATCATTTGCGGCCTGAGATTTTGCAAAAAGCGGCAACGCGCTGGCCAAAACTGACGATCGATTTTATGACTATTCATGCTAGCAAAGGGCAGCAGGCAGACTATGTGATTGTTGCCGGTTTGCATGAAGGAAATGATGGTTTTCCAGCAGTTGCACGGGAATCAATTCTGGAAGACGTTCTGTTACCGGCACCGGAAGATTTCCCCGATGCGGAGGAGCGGCGTTTATTGTATGTTGCAATAACGCGTGCGAAGCATCAGGTCTGGTTACTGCAAGATACAGCCAAACCCTCTATTTTTGTTGAGCAACTTAGTGAATTAGGTGTTCCAGTTCAGCGTAAACCCTAGCGGGCTATCGCCCAATACATTAAGCCCGGTGGTTTGGTCTGACCCATAATGTAGCACCGGGCTTAATGCTTATTTCAGCCGTTGTTTTAAGTAATGATCATAATCAGGGATAGCGATAGTGACTTCGCGACTGAACAAGGTCGAGCCAATTAAGAAGTCTGCGGTAGAACGATTGGTGGCGACTGGAATATTCCAGACTGTCGCCAGACGTAGTAGGGCTTTCACATCGGGATCATGCGGCACAGCATTAAGCGGATCCCAGAAGAAAATCAAAATATCGATTTTTTTCTCAGATATCAGCGCACCCACTTCTTGATCTCCCCCCATTGGGCCACTGAGCAGACAGTGAACGTCAATGCCGGTTGCGTTTTGTACCAGATTCCCAGTGGTACCTGTCGCATAAAGTTCATGCTGTGACAACAGTTGTTTGTTTTCCATAACCCATTCCAGCAGCGATTTTTTGCAGTGGTCGTGAGAAACAAGGGCAATATGCTTGCGTACCGCAATAGTGCGGGTAGTCAGTTCCATCAAAATATCCTTCAATAAATGCCAGCGGTTTGCTAACAGATTACTGAAACAGAGATTTTGTGCATAGCGGTAACGTAAAGAAATGCGAGGAAACAAGCATAACCTGATGTTTAAGAACCGCCTTATCGTCAACGGATTATTTAGCCTGCTTTTTTTTAGCCCATAACAGAAAACGTTGTTGAGTTTCAGTGTTAGCTTGCAAGAACCAATATTGCAGCATCTGTTCGGCAATATTCTCACCTTGCAGACTGGTGGTGTTCTGTGTGGTATTCGTGCCCGCCACAGCAATTGTGGTCCCCGGCACCGCACTCACCGTTGACGGCGGGATGGTGGCAAAAGAGGGGACTGAGGCACTGAATTGCCCAACATTATAAGTGGCCATAGCCTTTTCAAGTGTGGTCGCCGTGTTGAGGTTTTCCTGATGTAATACATCGTGGCGCACAGATAACGGGCGGCCGTTATCGCCAATGAGCTGATACACTGGGTTCTTAGAAAATTTATTCCCATCTCGTTCGGTATCAATTGCTGGCAATTTTATGGCGACAGAACGGACGTTGCGGGTATTAAACACCACTACTAATGGCGGAGAGGCGTACAACACTTTCGGGTCGGCTGGGAGTGGTTTAACCACTTTAAACAGGATTTGATGCTGGCCGCTGTTTAACTCCAGGCTATCGGCACCTTTTAGTAAGGAACCCGACATATTTTTCCCATCGACCACCAACAGGTCAATTTCCGGCGCGAGTTTTAAGGTCGTGGCTATCGCTGAAGCACTACAGCAAACGGCCAGAATCCCTGCAACCACCAGACCAAATTTCATGTGCTGCTCCTGAGGGTGATATCCGCGTACATTGTCAGACAGGCTAGATTATGTGTCAAAGTCTTTCCGTTCGCCCACACTTATTTACTTTTTGACATATTTAGTATAAATGTGGCGTTTTTATCCTGATGAATTATAAGGATAAAACCCACATTCTAACAGTACTTACTGCTATATCCCTTAAATCCAATCGGCCTGACCGCATTTATGATCCTTTTTTCGCATGATGTACACTTAGAGGATCGCCTAATATTGGTGGTATCCATCCGGCAGCAAGTGGATTGGGATATTCTTTTAGCGCATCAGAGGAACTGAAAAATGCACGATAAAGACATTGCTGATATTCTCCAACAGGTAAAAACAATTGCATTAGTCGGGGCGAGTGATAACCCATCGCGGCCAAGTTATGGTGTTATGGCTTATCTGCTACAGCAGGGGTATCAAGTCACGCCTGTTAGCCCTAAGTTGGTGGGGAAATCATTATTGGGCCAGCACGTATATGCGGAACTGGCAGATATTCCTCATGCTATCGATATGGTGGATGTTTTCCGTAATGCCGAGGCCGCATACGGCGTCGCGCAAGATGCTATTGCTATCGGTGCCAAAGTTTTATGGCTGCAAATTGGTGTGATTAATGAGTTGGCAGCCACGCTGGCGGCAGATGCAGGGTTAAAGGTAGTGATGGATCGTTGCCCGAAGATTGAAATACCGCGCCTGGAATTAGAAAAACAGTGATACAAGGGCGCGGCTTAATTTGGCGATAAAAAACCCGGCAATCAATGCCGGGCTTTATCAGTAATTAGTTGCGCAAACGCGGAGCCTGTAGCTGATGGCGGATGGACGCCGCCAGTTCATCCAATGAAGGTTGCTCTGGGTGAGCATCCATATCTTCATAGGTTAGCTGTGCTTCAGCTAGATAGGTATGTATCGGTTGCCCCTCATCATCCTCAATAACCACGTGATACCAAGGTGACGAACGCAACATATCGTTATTTGCGACCTCATCAGGTTCCGGTGGCTCAAGAGAATATTCAGGATCGATATCAATCACCACACCCAAATAGCCGTGTAGGCTGTGGCGGACCTGCTGCCCAATACCAAATTTGCTGGCGATCATGATAACCTCCTGAGAAACATTACTCTGCCTTCTATATGAGGGCAGTGTAGGGCATTTCAAGTCATACTATCCGGCACGCGAACCCTTTTAGGTACAGACCTTCTGGATATGTCGCGATAACCGGGTGATCCGCTGCCTGACGGAACTGTTCTATAAATTGTATATCATGCCCTGCATCTAACGCAGCATCGGCCAAAATTTTCTGGAATAAATCTGTTGGCATCAAACCGGAGCAGGAGAAGCTTAACAAGATCCCCCCTGGGCGCAGTAATTGTATCGCTAACATATTAATATCTTTGTAGCCCCGACATGCACTAGCCAACTGACTTTTGTTCTCCACAAACTTCGGTGGGTCCATAATGATCATGTCAAATTTTTCCCCTTGCGTGCGGTAATTACGCAGCAATTGGAACACATCATCCCGAATGAATTCGGTTTTGCTCAAATCCAACTGGTTGAGTTCAATGTTTTGTTTGGCTATATCCAGCACGGCTTGTGACGTATCAACGCTGATAACTTGCTTACAATTCCCCATCAGCGCCGCGACAGCAAAGGCACCGGTATAAGAGAAGCAGTTCAGAACACGGCGACCATCGGCGTAGTTACGCGCCGCAAGGCGGCTATCGCGCTGATCCAAATAAAACCCTGTTTTATGGCCCTGCTGAATATCAACCAACAATTGCATGCCGTTTTCAGTGATTGGCAGTAGCGGAGGGGGCATTTCACCACTGATGGTCCCTTGCGTCAGGGGTAAGCCCTCTTTTTTGCGCACAGAGACATCGGAGCGGTCATAAATAGAGCATTCCGGGTAGCAATGTTGTAAGGCGCTAACCAGCGTTTCCCGCTGATATTCAGCGCCGGCCGACAGTAACTGCAATACCAGAAAGTTCTGAAAGCGGTCTATGGTGATACCTGGCAAGCCATCAGACTCACCGGCGATCAGGCGATAGCCGTTCAAACCATCACGCTTTGCCAGCCAGTCACGCCAGCTCTGCGCTTGCTGTAGGCGGCGGATGAAGAACTCGCGGTCAATAACTTCATCTTGTTGGAACGTCCAGACTCGTGCCAGAATTTGTGATTCAGGGGAGTAGGCGGCACGCGCCAGCCATTTACCCTGGCTATCAAGGATATCGAGGGTTTCGCCAGGTAGGGCAGTTCCCTCAAGGCGCTGAACGGCCCCAGAGAAGATCCATGGATGGCGACGAAGTAAGGATTTTTCACGTCCTTTGGCAAGAATCAGGCGTACGGTCATAATTAGGTTGCTGCCAGCTAGGAAAAAAGAGCGGTATTGTCGGAGTATGAGCCGGAAAATGCAAATTATCACGTAGATGGGGAGTCGATATGCCAAAAGTATGCACTGCTGCCTATGTTTATGGTGTTGTTCAGGGAGTGGGTTTCCGCTATAGCACGCAACGTCAGGCACAAGAGTTAGGTGTGACGGGTTACGCCAAAAATTGTGATGATGGCAGTGTGGAAGTGGTGGCTTACGGCGAGCAACATGCGGTTGAACACCTGCTAGAGTGGATTAAACAAGGAG
The sequence above is drawn from the Yersinia intermedia genome and encodes:
- a CDS encoding methylglyoxal synthase, which encodes MELTTRTIAVRKHIALVSHDHCKKSLLEWVMENKQLLSQHELYATGTTGNLVQNATGIDVHCLLSGPMGGDQEVGALISEKKIDILIFFWDPLNAVPHDPDVKALLRLATVWNIPVATNRSTADFLIGSTLFSREVTIAIPDYDHYLKQRLK
- a CDS encoding DUF2057 family protein; protein product: MKFGLVVAGILAVCCSASAIATTLKLAPEIDLLVVDGKNMSGSLLKGADSLELNSGQHQILFKVVKPLPADPKVLYASPPLVVVFNTRNVRSVAIKLPAIDTERDGNKFSKNPVYQLIGDNGRPLSVRHDVLHQENLNTATTLEKAMATYNVGQFSASVPSFATIPPSTVSAVPGTTIAVAGTNTTQNTTSLQGENIAEQMLQYWFLQANTETQQRFLLWAKKKQAK
- a CDS encoding CoA-binding protein, whose protein sequence is MHDKDIADILQQVKTIALVGASDNPSRPSYGVMAYLLQQGYQVTPVSPKLVGKSLLGQHVYAELADIPHAIDMVDVFRNAEAAYGVAQDAIAIGAKVLWLQIGVINELAATLAADAGLKVVMDRCPKIEIPRLELEKQ
- the hspQ gene encoding heat shock protein HspQ — translated: MIASKFGIGQQVRHSLHGYLGVVIDIDPEYSLEPPEPDEVANNDMLRSSPWYHVVIEDDEGQPIHTYLAEAQLTYEDMDAHPEQPSLDELAASIRHQLQAPRLRN
- the rlmI gene encoding 23S rRNA (cytosine(1962)-C(5))-methyltransferase RlmI codes for the protein MTVRLILAKGREKSLLRRHPWIFSGAVQRLEGTALPGETLDILDSQGKWLARAAYSPESQILARVWTFQQDEVIDREFFIRRLQQAQSWRDWLAKRDGLNGYRLIAGESDGLPGITIDRFQNFLVLQLLSAGAEYQRETLVSALQHCYPECSIYDRSDVSVRKKEGLPLTQGTISGEMPPPLLPITENGMQLLVDIQQGHKTGFYLDQRDSRLAARNYADGRRVLNCFSYTGAFAVAALMGNCKQVISVDTSQAVLDIAKQNIELNQLDLSKTEFIRDDVFQLLRNYRTQGEKFDMIIMDPPKFVENKSQLASACRGYKDINMLAIQLLRPGGILLSFSCSGLMPTDLFQKILADAALDAGHDIQFIEQFRQAADHPVIATYPEGLYLKGFACRIV
- the yccX gene encoding acylphosphatase, producing MPKVCTAAYVYGVVQGVGFRYSTQRQAQELGVTGYAKNCDDGSVEVVAYGEQHAVEHLLEWIKQGGPRGARVDRLLTEPYPATAFEKFNIRY